In Juglans regia cultivar Chandler chromosome 13, Walnut 2.0, whole genome shotgun sequence, the following proteins share a genomic window:
- the LOC108990880 gene encoding 7-deoxyloganetin glucosyltransferase-like, producing MGSVEEKPHAVCIPYPAQGHVNPMLKLAKVLHHRGFHITFINTEFNHRRLLKARGPDSLDGLPDFCFETIPDGLPPSDADATQDIPSLCDSIAKNFMIPFRNLLAKLNDTVSSNVPPVSCIVSDFSMHFSSNVAEELGIPILLLSTASARAFLGFAHTRRLVESGILTPPKDESHLPNRYMETTIDWIPGMKNIRIKDLPSFLFASDPKGIMRNFILEMVEKASKASAIVVNTFDALEHEGLDALSSLFPPVYSIGPLHLLLSQIPQNNSKLNNIGSNLWKNEADCLEWLNSKEPNSVIYVNFGSITVLTPPQMVEFACGLANSKKAFLWVIRPDMVKGDSVIVPHEFLSETKDRGIVQVSWCPQEDVLSHPSIGGFLTHCGWNSMIESMCAGVPVLCWPFFADQQTNCRLACVEWGIGMEIDCNVKRDEVEKLVRELMEGKKGKEMRKHAMKWKKMAEEAVGTDGSSNLNLDKVVKEVMLQLNP from the exons atggGTTCTGTGGAGGAGAAGCCTCATGCTGTTTGCATCCCATACCCAGCTCAAGGCCATGTTAATCCGATGCTCAAACTAGCAAAAGTCCTTCATCACAGAGGCTTCCACATAACTTTTATCAACACCGAGTTCAATCACAGACGCTTGCTCAAGGCCAGAGGTCCCGATTCCTTGGACGGCTTGCCGGACTTTTGCTTTGAAACCATCCCCGATGGTTTGCCTCCCTCCGATGCCGACGCAACCCAAGACATCCCATCACTGTGCGACTCTATCGCAAAGAACTTCATGATCCCCTTTCGAAATCTACTTGCGAAACTTAATGATACTGTCTCCTCGAATGTTCCCCCGGTGAGCTGCATAGTTAGTGATTTCAGCATGCATTTCTCCAGTAACGTTGCTGAAGAACTGGGAATCCCTATCCTTCTGTTGTCCACTGCGAGTGCCCGTGCCTTTTTAGGCTTTGCACACACCCGCCGTCTAGTCGAAAGTGGTATACTTACACCACCCAAAG ATGAGAGCCATCTTCCAAACAGGTACATGGAGACTACAATTGATTGGATTCCTGGGATGAAAAATATTCGCATCAAGGATCTCCCCAGCTTTCTATTCGCATCAGATCCGAAAGGTATCATGCGGaattttattttggagatgGTAGAGAAAGCTTCAAAAGCTTCCGCCATAGTTGTGAACACTTTTGATGCATTGGAGCATGAAGGATTGGATGCTCTTTCCTCCTTGTTTCCTCCTGTTTACTCCATTGGCCCTCTTCATTTGCTTCTCAGTCAGATTCCACAAAACAATTCAAAGTTGAATAATATCGGTTCCAATCTTTGGAAAAATGAAGCTGATTGTCTCGAATGGCTCAATTCCAAGGAACCCAACTCGGTTATTTACGTGAATTTCGGCAGCATCACAGTCCTAACCCCACCACAAATGGTCGAGTTTGCTTGCGGACTCGCTAACAGCAAGAAAGCCTTCCTGTGGGTGATTAGGCCTGACATGGTGAAGGGTGACTCGGTGATTGTACCCCACGAGTTTTTAAGTGAAACCAAAGACAGAGGTATTGTGCAGGTAAGTTGGTGCCCACAAGAGGATGTGCTAAGCCACCCATCAATCGGAGGATTCTTGACCCATTGCGGATGGAACTCGATGATTGAAAGCATGTGTGCTGGAGTGCCTGTGCTCTGCTGGCCGTTCTTTGCCGACCAGCAGACAAACTGTAGGCTCGCGTGCGTTGAATGGGGCATTGGCATGGAGATCGATTGTAATGTGAAAAGAGATGAAGTGGAGAAGCTTGTGAGAGAGTTGATGGAGGGAAAGAAGGGTAAGGAGATGAGGAAACATGCCATGAAGTGGAAGAAAATGGCAGAGGAAGCAGTTGGTACAGATGGTTCTTCAAACTTAAATCTCGACAAAGTGGTTAAGGAGGTGATGCTGCAGTTGAATCCgtag